In Dehalococcoidia bacterium, the sequence ACCTAATGATATGATAGCATATATAGCTTGTGAGTCTGCATTGTGGAGGAACAAAATGACGTTTTGTTGCTCCTGCCATTTTGCCCAATTCTGCTCGAAAACGGGGGTTCCTGAAGTGGAATCCTCTTGATTCTCCACGAGTTAAGGTGTCGATATCGCGTTTTAGATCCTCTGCAGATACAAAACTCAGACTCCTTTACTTCTGATCACGGTGTATTGTACTCGAAATCGGCAACCTATTACTGCGCCACGCTGCCTCTGTGTATTGACAAGCGGCTACGGTTGTGATACAAAATATAGTGGTATTACGTATAGGATGTAATTCCTCATATGCTGATTCAGCATGCTGAAACAAGGGGGGAAATAAAATGAGGAGACTTGTACTTATTGGGACCATATTAGCATTGTTAATGTCTGGTGGCATTGCCGTAGCCCAAGGGGTTGATAGGTTTCCAGCTAATATAATACCCTCTGGAGAAGATATATTAGTTCCTTCTGAGGCAATCGACCACTCAGATACACTGGAGGCCATTACAATTGTTCACTATTTAGAGGGTTTTGGAAAACCCATCACCGAATGCGGTAACCAAATATGTGAACCAGGCGAAAAGAAAAGTTGTCCTAGCGATTGCGGCGGAAATGGAAATGGTGGAGGAGATAAGGTCCCTGATTGCTATAAATTTATGTCAAAGGGAGCTAAGTTAAAGAATACAGAAGACCTCTACATCCATCCTCTAGTAGACCTTAATGTGATTGGCTCTTCAGCCTTAGAATGGGACCAGAATACTTCATTTTCTCTTTTTGGCAGCCAGACAAACGATCCAGAAGCCAATTTCGATCCTGTCCTTATGCCAGATGGGAAGAACGAGTTTTCATTCGGCAATTATACCACATCCGGTGTTATAGCCGTAGCAAGAGTTTGGGGTTATTTCTCTGGGCCGCCGCAAAACAGGGAGATTAGTCAGTTTGACATTATGTTTGACATAGACTTTGTGTGGGGCGATGCTGGGATGGACCCTTCGGTAATGGATTTACAGAACATTGCAACCCACGAGATAGGTCATGGTCTTGGCCTAAGTGATTTATACGAGGATGCGTGTAGCGAAGTGACAATGTATGGTTATTCTTCTGAGGGAGAAATGAATAAGAGATCTCTTGAACTAGCCGACATCGCTGGCCTTCAAGAGTTATATGGGGAATAACAGTAGCCACTTTCTCGTGCTAGCTACATATAATGAAACAAAGCCCCGGGATATGCCGGGGCTTTGTTATTGTCTTGTTGTCTGCCATCATCCATTACATTTGTACTGCAATCCGTACACTCGATGCGCTATGTAACTGCGATAAAAGGTAATACACACGTATGGAGCGGATTTGCGTTAAGTGAACCAAATGCTCTTTATTGTATGTAGTCAGAGAAAGTGGGACAGTTAAGCCTTCAGAATTAACGGACACCTAGAGGCTGCTGCCCCGCTTCCTAGCGTTGCTATTATAGTCCTTTCTTACTTGTAATGTCCTGCTCTTTGCCTCCTTTCTTTTCTGTATTACCTGGCGATGTCGGAGCTGGCGGGATTCGAACCCGCTACCTCTTGACTGCCAGTCAAGCACTCTCCCAATTGAGCTACAGCCCCAGATGTGCTCCCATGTTGGCCATACTATAGGATGTTCTAAAAGGAGATCCGTTGCCAGGTCAATCCCACCCCCCACTTTTCCCATGGTTCCAGCTCAAGTGTCCAGATTAGAAGGAGGCAGCTGCCTTGAAAGGTTCTCTCAAAGCCTTTCTCCGAGTTTGATATCGTCTCTATGGGGAATCTCCACAGCCTCACCGGTTGCCCCACCGTCAGGCACAAAGCAAGCCCTAGAACCGGGTCCGTTATATAGATATTCTCCACATCGGACACATCCTGAATTTCGGCTAACCGGCGACGTTCACCTCGCCACGCGGACGCGGTGTAATGACAATGCTTACGGTGACCAGCTTCAGTTAAACTCAGATTCCACTCGGATGCGAAAACGCTGGCCAACGGGGCATCAGTCATATTGGTCAACCGATACTCTACCCTTACCTTCTCATCCGCAGCCTCAATGTCCAGAACCTTCTCCACTTGCAAAGGCAAAAAACTTCCATCGAACCATACGTGTCCGTCCCGCTTCAGACGCACAGTCAGGCCACCTTCTACACCCTGCACCGTAGGCTCATACGGTTTATTGACGAAATCTCCCGTTTCCTCGTAAGAGTTACGCAAGAAATCTTCAATAGTGGTGCCAGCACCTAAGAAATGGTCGATGAGTGAAGCTCGCCGGTACCAGTCATAGTGCAAATGCTGGTCGAGGCCCTCTTGCTTGGCCCGGACAACTTCGTGAATCGTCCTGACCTCATCGGCAGGCCGCTCAAGGCGTCCTGCGTGTTTGCACTCAGCCTCAATAAGCGCCTGGTGGTATGCCTCCGGCCGCCGCGTCATCACCGCTCCCAGATTATGCTTCAGCCTCCGAACGTCCCACTCGAAAAGGGATGCCCCGTCGGCCAGGTCCAGGTAAAGGTTCTGGGCCTCTCCCTCAATCAGAAGCTCCTCCACACCATCGCTGTCAAAATCAGCCATCTCCCACTTAATCCAGGGTTGCCCCTCGTGCAGGACCTCATCGGCTGCGCTCTCGGCAGCGATGAGGTGACTGTAGATCCCTTGACGGAGATGATTCAGGTACACCCCCCCGAAGACACCATGCCAATAAGGGCAGTTACATTGACCTTTCCACAGCTCATCCATGCCGGCATCGCCCTCGGTCATGCCGCGCGCCTGATATACCGCACGGTGGACTCGCAGCATCTTCTTATGCATTACGTTTATCTCGGGGTATTTCGCCAGGAAGTAACGCCAGAAGCCGGCGTGCATATACCTTACGATCTCATGATGCCCATCTGCCTCCAGCTGCTTCACCAGTTGGCTGAACTCGTATGAGCTGGAAGCCGGTAGCGCCCACTCCTGCATTTCGGCATATGAAGCGGTTGGCAAGTAGACCATCCCTATAGGTCCATGACGCTGCACGTACTCGCCCAAGGGGATGGTCTTGAGCCAGGAGCTGTTCTCCTCCACAGCGTTTAGGAAATCCTCAACCCATCCATCCTCCCAGCAATATTTATAGGTCTGAGGCCAGATGCCGAACTTCTCACCGTCGTCTCCCATGACTACTATCTTGTCTCCGTCCTCCGTTGCCCGGGAACGAAGGTGCTCGATCACCTGCTCCACCTTCAGCCAGGGGATAGAATAGCGCAGCACCTTGCTGCTGGCGAAGACCTTGAGCGGGTGACCTTCCTCTTCGGTGACATGGTAGCCGCACAAATCATCATACTTAAGGCCTGCCATAATGAAGTGATTATCATCGACTACGGTCCACTCCACGCCAGCCTCGGCAAGGGGCTTCGGTAGTTGGGGCTCCCACACCCGCTCGGCAAGCCACAGGCCGGTGGGGGAGAAATTGAACTCATCGCGAATGGCAGAGGTTAGCTTTGCGATCTGTCCCAGCTTGTCTGCATCCGGGATTATGGGGAGTATCGGCTCATAGTAGCCACCCGTCATGATCTCAACCTGGCCTCGCCCTACAAGGCCTGCGATGCGCCTCAGGAAATCAGGCTCGTTCTCCCGCAGCCAGTCGAGAAGGCAGCCGCTGTAATGAAGGGAGAGGTGGACACCGGCATGCCTCTCCAGCGCCTCGACCAGAGGCAGGTAGGCATGTCGATATGCCAGCTCGAAGACGTGTGGGAAGTTGTCTGTCGGCTGGTGGTTGTGAATAGCGAGGCCGAGGTATACGCTTTTCACCCCTCACCCGGGTTCATGAAAGTGCTCATCAGAATATCCGGGAAGCGCGGTTGGTAGATACACAAGAAATTGGCCTACTACAT encodes:
- a CDS encoding alpha-amylase/4-alpha-glucanotransferase domain-containing protein, whose amino-acid sequence is MKSVYLGLAIHNHQPTDNFPHVFELAYRHAYLPLVEALERHAGVHLSLHYSGCLLDWLRENEPDFLRRIAGLVGRGQVEIMTGGYYEPILPIIPDADKLGQIAKLTSAIRDEFNFSPTGLWLAERVWEPQLPKPLAEAGVEWTVVDDNHFIMAGLKYDDLCGYHVTEEEGHPLKVFASSKVLRYSIPWLKVEQVIEHLRSRATEDGDKIVVMGDDGEKFGIWPQTYKYCWEDGWVEDFLNAVEENSSWLKTIPLGEYVQRHGPIGMVYLPTASYAEMQEWALPASSSYEFSQLVKQLEADGHHEIVRYMHAGFWRYFLAKYPEINVMHKKMLRVHRAVYQARGMTEGDAGMDELWKGQCNCPYWHGVFGGVYLNHLRQGIYSHLIAAESAADEVLHEGQPWIKWEMADFDSDGVEELLIEGEAQNLYLDLADGASLFEWDVRRLKHNLGAVMTRRPEAYHQALIEAECKHAGRLERPADEVRTIHEVVRAKQEGLDQHLHYDWYRRASLIDHFLGAGTTIEDFLRNSYEETGDFVNKPYEPTVQGVEGGLTVRLKRDGHVWFDGSFLPLQVEKVLDIEAADEKVRVEYRLTNMTDAPLASVFASEWNLSLTEAGHRKHCHYTASAWRGERRRLAEIQDVSDVENIYITDPVLGLALCLTVGQPVRLWRFPIETISNSEKGFERTFQGSCLLLIWTLELEPWEKWGVGLTWQRISF
- a CDS encoding matrixin family metalloprotease yields the protein MRRLVLIGTILALLMSGGIAVAQGVDRFPANIIPSGEDILVPSEAIDHSDTLEAITIVHYLEGFGKPITECGNQICEPGEKKSCPSDCGGNGNGGGDKVPDCYKFMSKGAKLKNTEDLYIHPLVDLNVIGSSALEWDQNTSFSLFGSQTNDPEANFDPVLMPDGKNEFSFGNYTTSGVIAVARVWGYFSGPPQNREISQFDIMFDIDFVWGDAGMDPSVMDLQNIATHEIGHGLGLSDLYEDACSEVTMYGYSSEGEMNKRSLELADIAGLQELYGE